The proteins below are encoded in one region of Solenopsis invicta isolate M01_SB chromosome 8, UNIL_Sinv_3.0, whole genome shotgun sequence:
- the LOC105202139 gene encoding protein ANTAGONIST OF LIKE HETEROCHROMATIN PROTEIN 1 codes for MDTYYYIYTAIIASYMLLRKRKKKRLFWVRPINVRRPLFGDFQHLFQELKDDETMFFKYTRMNLLIFNKLLNILRPHLQKRHWRALPAEQRLIIMLRFLATGDQVSSIAFAHRIGESTAYKVIKETCVVTVRILSSIYLKPPKKEDWKNIAIGFWNHWNFPNCLGAIDGKHFLIKAPSNSGTLYFNYKKNFSIVLLAACDYQYKFTIVDCGAYGSSSDGGIFAQSEFGKCLNSDNLDIPVENCKLPLTDVEMPYYFVADEAFPLSKRIMRPYPGQFLTDKKSIFNYRLSRARRIIENTFGILVSRWRLFQRCICLDPRHADVIIMAAINLHNYLMTENNTSTSSYCPVNYVDSEDSTGHVIEGEWRLGLENVNNLRATNVHRAVREAYNQRDTLAEYLSSSQGEVPWQIEYIHRGYNRDLI; via the exons ATggatacatattattatatttataccgCGATCATAGCGAGTTATATGTTATTgaggaaacgaaaaaaaaaacgattgttTTGGGTACGACCCATAAATGTACGTCGACCACTATTTGGAGATTTCCAACATCTTTTCCAAGAATTGAAAGATGATGAAACAATGTTTTTCAAGTATACAAGAatgaatcttttaatttttaataaattattaaatatattgcgaCCTCACTTACAAAAAAGACATTGGAGGGCATTACCTGCAGAACAACGCCTTATCATTATGCTCCG atTTCTTGCGACAGGAGATCAGGTATCTTCAATTGCATTTGCACATCGAATAGGTGAATCAACTGCTTATAAAGTTATCAAAGAAACATGTGTAGTAACAGTAAGAATTTTAAGTTCTATATATTTAAAGCCACCTAAAAAAGAAGACTGGAAAAATATAGCTATTGGATTTTGGAATCATTGGAATTTTCCAAATTGTTTAGGTGCAATTGATGGTAAACATTTTCTCATAAAAGCACCTTCAAATTCTGGtactttatatttcaattataagaaaaattttagcaTTGTGTTATTAGCAGCATGtgattatcaatataaatttactatagTAGATTGTGGTGCTTATGGAAGCTCAAGTGATGGCGGTATATTTGCACAATCAGAATTTGGAAAATGCTTAAACAGTGATAATCTTGATATACCTGTCGAGAATTGTAAGTTACCTCTGACAGATGTAGAAATGCCTTATTATTTTGTTGCTGATGAGGCATTTCCTTTGTCAAAAAGAATAATGCGACCTTATCCTGGACAGTTTCTAACTGATAAAAAGtccatttttaattatcgctTATCAAGAGCTAGACgtattattgaaaatacattCGGAATTCTAGTCTCAAGATGGAGACTTTTTCAACGTTGTATATGTTTAGATCCAAGACATGCAGATGTAATAATCATGGCtgcaataaatttacataattatttaatgacgGAAAACAATACAAGTACAAGTAGTTACTGTCCAGTGAATTATGTTGATAGCGAAGATAGTACAGGACATGTTATAGAAGGAGAATGGAGATTAGGTCTTGAGAATGTTAATAATTTGCGAGCTACTAATGTACATAGAGCGGTTAGAGAAGCTTATAATCAAAGAGATACCTTAGCTGAATATTTGTCATCATCACAAGGTGAAGTTCCATGGCAAATAGAATATATTCACAGGGGATATAATagagatttaatataa